GCTTCTCGGTCGAGTTCCAGGTCACCGGGGACGAGAAGGTCGGCGGCATCCAGGTCGAGCTCATcccgatgaagaagaagctgccCGCGGGGTTCGACGTTCGATACGAGAACAAAGAGTCCAAGGTCGTCACCCGCAccttcgacctcgccgaaAGGGGGCTCACGGCCGAGAGCACCTGGGGCGACGTCAAGGAGCGCATCCGCGACGAGTTCCACGTCCCCGTCAACGAGCAGATCCTCGACCACCACGGAGGGCGTGCGACCCTCGGTCACCACCCGATCGACTTCTCGGACGGCACCAAGCTCGGCGATACCTACTTCCCGTCCGACTTTTCCACGCTCGGTGTGAGGCATGGAccgtcctggccgccgagcagggcgaggcgcggatttggaggcggcggccccatgatgatgatgtgcGCGGCCGCGGCTCCGATGGGCGCGTCGGCCGCTGCGGACGACGGCATGGCGTACGGGAGTGTCGTCCCCCAAAAGCCCGTCAAGAGCGCCGAGAGCGCCAAGAGCAGGTCGCCACGTGCGGCACCCCCGCCAAAGGTCAAGGAGATGGGCCTCGCGGCCGGGGGCCTCATCAACCAGACGATCGAGGCCGACCAACACCCCGCCGATGCCTGGGACGTCGAGGCCTCGGTGATGCTGAACCTCCAGATCCTAGACGTCGAGTCGTTCTGCGCCGTCACCGGCCAGCCGGCCCCCGACACGCCCGTCGACGCACAGTCGTACGCCGACAGCGGCTACCCCTTCTTTGAGATCtggggagaggagaagagcggCATCGCGGGCGAGTTCTCCGAGGTCAAGAGCGTGGCGcagatcgaggccgagcgagccgaggccgagggcaagggcgccaaggaggaggagcagagCGTGCCGGTGCGGGTGGTGCAGTTGGGCCACTTCAGAAGCACCTTCCGCCCCGTAGATGTGCTCAGGAAGGAGCTGGAGGGACTCACCCTGGGCCGTTGAGTCGGAAGCGCCGGGGATGGCCTGTCGTGATGACGAATGATCTgcaagggaggggggaagctTTCTCTGAACAATACCAAACCATCTGCTTAACCACGTTTCCCTCGGGTGCGTTTGTGTGAGTTGCAGAATGATCTCCCGCGTCCGGATGCCTGTGATGTACAAAGTACCCGAGCGCGGCCACATGCGTGGGATGGCCTCCGGCTTTTTATGGCTGATTACGAATGAGAGTCTGTCTTCCCTGGACAGCCCCTCAACTCTTGCACCAACCGGAAATTCATCGTGACGATATCTTCCAAAGTCAAACAAGGCCGAGGCTGCTTTGGTGGCCCGGGGAGGGTGGTACTGCGCTGTCGTTTGTGGTGACACGAGGGCTACCTACCTTTCAAGATGCCTacgcccccctcccgccgGAGATGGACATTATCTTGTCCGTGTCCCAAAGGAGCCATCCCCGTATGCCACGGCGGTACGGAGACGGGGCCGGCTGGACCTCGGCttacccctcccccccaacaTCGCCATCCATGCCGCCTGGTTCCCGCCGTCTAAACTTTCGGACGACGCGACCGtcggacggcgtcgacctcgtacCTCGGCTCACTGCCGGGGGGCGCCAGCACGCAGCCGATGATAAGATCAGACCATCCTCGTCCCTTTTACCCTCGCCGAACCGGATGAGCTCAGTCAAAGCCGCACGAGTCGAGCTCGGGTAGAGACTCCTTcatcccttcccttcccttctgCCCTTTGCGTACCAGTAAATTCCCAAAACAAATGACGAGCAAAtcgctcgacgtcgtcacGAAGCAGACCGGTGCcgacgcccgcctcgccAGGTCCGCGTCGGCCGCCCCGCCCGTGCcggacctcgacgccctcatCGCCCACGTCGAGGCGCACGGCTACGTCGTGATCCCGcacgccttcgccgccgaggaggcggacgaggcccACGCCGAGATCCTCCGCCTCGCGTCTTCACCGGCCCGCGCCGGGCCCGCCggggccgacggcggccgcaACGAGTTCGAGGGCCTCCGGACGCGGCGCATCTACGCGCTCCTCGACAAGTCGCCCGTCTTCCGCCGGTTCCCCCTGCACCCGGCCCTGCTCGCGCTGAACGACCACTTCCTGGGCCCGGGGTTCCTGCTGAACGCGTACCACAGCGTCTACATCCAGCCCGGGGAGTCGCCCCAGGCGCTGCATCACGACGACGGGTACGTCGGCATCCCGAGACCCCATCCCCCTTTCGGAACGGTaggctccccccccccccccccccttccccgtACATGGCCGAGAACAACAGCAGCTGACAGGGATATCAAAGGGCGTCATGATCGCGCTCGACGACTTCACTGCCACGAACGGCGCGACGGTCGTGATCCCGGGCTCGCACGCCTGGGGCCCGGACACGGGCCACGCGAACGTGCCCCGCCGCGAGGACACGGTCCCGGTGGTCATGCCCAAGGGcagcgccgtcttcttcctcgggACGCTGtggcacggcggcggggagaaCACGTCGGCCCGCGAGAGGCGGGCGCTGACGGTGCAATACTGCCGGTCCTGGGTGCGCCCGCTCGAGAACCAGATCCTCTCCGTCGAGTGGGAGAAGCTGGGCGGCATGCCGCGGCGGCTGGTGGATCTGTTGGGGTACGGGGTCGGCTCGCCGTTCGTCGGATACGCCGACGGCGTTCACCCATGGAAGGTCGTGCAGAGGCGTCTGCAGGAGCGGCGGGAGCGCCACCACAGGTTGTGACCGCCGAACAACCGGGTTCGAGATCCGTGTCACTGAAACGGGCctcgagggagaggagagaccACCTAGGCAAACATCTCCATTGACAAGGTTTGACTACATATTGTATTGAGTATTGAGAGGCCCGTGACAGGCCGTGTCCGTCTTCTTTACCCAAGGTAAAAATGAAACCACCCTCACCAAAGTATATACGAGAATAGAATGAACTGTCGCACGCTGCGAATATTAAAAAAATGTGCGTCGCATCTCATCGGATGCCCCTGGCTGCCGTCGCCATGTCTCTCATTCCTGCCTCGATGATCGCGTGAATGCCCGCAGAATGACTGAACCGCCTACTGATGCCGTCCCTCGGGGCCGGCcgtttcccccctccttcctccctccctcccatATCCGACCTTGGACCGAAACAATACGAACAATAGATGTGGTGTGAATTGACCGGGCGACTTCGGACAACAACACGGTGAAGAgaattaaaaaaaaaatttAGTTAATGCTGGAGAAATGCGGAGGGTATCATGGCGCTTGCTGCAAAATCAAAGAACTCAAAAAGCGTGACTCGTAACCGCCGGggccggctgctgctgcgccgtCCGGGCTACCAAAAGTGGCAGACCATTGCCAGCGCTAGCGTCGCCGCTGTGAGAGCCCACGAGGGCACCGCCAGTACGGCCGAGCTCACGGCGGCCAAGAGCGTGTCGTTGACGTACTCGGGGCCGCAGATGGTGTTGACCTGCatggcggcgtcctcgtACGTCGACGCGATGGCGAGTTTGCGGTTCGTGGTGAAGGTCTGGTAGATCTCCATGGTCTGCCGGAGGCACGCGCCGCACGTCGGGTTCGCGCTGCCGGGGAGCGACATGTTGAGCGGGAGGTAGTAGAAGTAGACGTTGGAGGGCGTGGTGAGGTTcgtgacggcgttggcgaagCAGTACATGGACGTGTCCGGGTCGGTGAGGCAGGTGGCCTTGTACAGCATCTCATACGACTTGAGGCCGAGGTAGGCCTGCATGACGATGGGGTTGCCGCTCTGGTAGTCGGAGCCGCAGTTGGCGTCCATGGTGAGGttgccggcgacgccgttgaGGAACTCGGTGCAGAATtcgacgtcggcgctgcAGGTGGCGTCGAGCACGCGCACGATGCTCAAGAgctgcttctcggcctcgaaaAAGGATCGCGAGCCCTGCGCGAGTTAGTTTTCCACGTTGCACGCGCTTGACGCCGGGGGGGATGTTTCAACGCACCTGGAGCAGCATCGAGAGCGGGTAGCACTTCTTGAAGTTCTGGTTGGTGAGGAACGAGTTGATGAAGCGCGGGCAGGAGGCGCCGTCGTTGCTCGTGAAGTTGAAGGCGAGGCTGGTGTCGAAGGGCGAGGGCAGGGGGGACGGAACAACGTCCaccgtggcggcggcgggagcggTGACGGAGACGGTCAGCGTCGTGGGTTTGGCCTTGGTCGCCCCGGCCGCGGTCGGCGTGGGCGtgatgccgtcctcgtcgcgctTCTTCAGCTCGTCGCGCCCCGGCGGGAGCATGGTCCAACGGCCCTTGATCATGGTGGGCGTGCggtcatcgacgacgagggcgtccaTGGGGGGGATCAACGCCGGGGCCGTGATTTGAGCCGGGAGCGTGTCCAGCGAGGGTGCCGAAGCCAGCGCCAGAGAGGCGACGGCcaggaaaaggaaaagcCATAGCGGCGGTGAAGGCATGGTGGAGGCCATCATGATGAAGCTGCGATACGCAGTTGTGAGAGACAAAACATAATCCTGTCCTCTGGTGGTCGACACAGCGGGCCAAGCAAGATGATCTCGACAACCGCAAGGGCCGGGGGCGAGAGACGGGCCTTTTGTTGGTTTCCGGGAGAACCCCACGTTGATCGGCGTCGACTGTTCCTAACCGGCGATCGACCAGACAAAGTGCGCAAAGGTGTGTGTGTTAATGACACCAAGGAGAAACGAGATCGCCACACCACCGGGAGATTTCGGTGCTGCAGTCTACCAACAAAGGCGACGGGATAAACGAGTGGATTCGGTCCAGGTGACCGAAAAGTCGAGGCTGTCGTCGGTTGACGAGGCGCGGGTAACAACAGCACTTCCAAGGTTCGGAGTGGGCAAATGCGTCGGTTCGGGAGACTTTTACGAATCGGCAGCTACTCGACGGTCCGTCCTTCACCACAATTCGAAGGGTcagtcgtcgagctcggtCGGCTTTGGCGGTTTGACGAGGTAAGCAAGCTGAGGCTCTCGACGATCCCTGGCTCTggctgggggggggaagggaggcgGAGAGGTTAAGAGGGAACAGAACAACGGGTGGGCGAACGGgtgagatgggatgggatgggatgagggggggggatacCGGCAGCAATattggcttggcttggctcGCTCGCGTGGTAGGTAGGAGGCGGCGTGGAAGGCCGGACAGGAGAACAGGGGTCCAGGGGTGAGGAAACAGCTTCGCATCTTGGATGAGATGCCGTTGGGGGGCCCGA
The genomic region above belongs to Colletotrichum higginsianum IMI 349063 chromosome 2, whole genome shotgun sequence and contains:
- a CDS encoding Integral membrane protein, which translates into the protein MSQTTDPEAVEVMPEIRTEHQAIASSRKVTVRLDGGGHSSPATSIGVSHGGRKNALSIQLNRTIRVPDNRDTNSLPPSMGAFPLFKVRDHAHNMPESMASKGGVFFPMYQREAMWINFSAGVPFAIKIYVGGVNAVSGFPMTENDTTREKRLRMLNSDKQIQDYMVVPEQRWLDGIVSEDGKIRQFVAQPKGSGFSVEFQVTGDEKVGGIQVELIPMKKKLPAGFDVRYENKESKVVTRTFDLAERGLTAESTWGDVKERIRDEFHVPVNEQILDHHGGRATLGHHPIDFSDGTKLGDTYFPSDFSTLGVRHGPSWPPSRARRGFGGGGPMMMMCAAAAPMGASAAADDGMAYGSVVPQKPVKSAESAKSRSPRAAPPPKVKEMGLAAGGLINQTIEADQHPADAWDVEASVMLNLQILDVESFCAVTGQPAPDTPVDAQSYADSGYPFFEIWGEEKSGIAGEFSEVKSVAQIEAERAEAEGKGAKEEEQSVPVRVVQLGHFRSTFRPVDVLRKELEGLTLGR
- a CDS encoding Phytanoyl-CoA dioxygenase gives rise to the protein MTSKSLDVVTKQTGADARLARSASAAPPVPDLDALIAHVEAHGYVVIPHAFAAEEADEAHAEILRLASSPARAGPAGADGGRNEFEGLRTRRIYALLDKSPVFRRFPLHPALLALNDHFLGPGFLLNAYHSVYIQPGESPQALHHDDGYVGIPRPHPPFGTGVMIALDDFTATNGATVVIPGSHAWGPDTGHANVPRREDTVPVVMPKGSAVFFLGTLWHGGGENTSARERRALTVQYCRSWVRPLENQILSVEWEKLGGMPRRLVDLLGYGVGSPFVGYADGVHPWKVVQRRLQERRERHHRL
- a CDS encoding C6 transcription factor; the encoded protein is MMASTMPSPPLWLFLFLAVASLALASAPSLDTLPAQITAPALIPPMDALVVDDRTPTMIKGRWTMLPPGRDELKKRDEDGITPTPTAAGATKAKPTTLTVSVTAPAAATVDVVPSPLPSPFDTSLAFNFTSNDGASCPRFINSFLTNQNFKKCYPLSMLLQGSRSFFEAEKQLLSIVRVLDATCSADVEFCTEFLNGVAGNLTMDANCGSDYQSGNPIVMQAYLGLKSYEMLYKATCLTDPDTSMYCFANAVTNLTTPSNVYFYYLPLNMSLPGSANPTCGACLRQTMEIYQTFTTNRKLAIASTYEDAAMQVNTICGPEYVNDTLLAAVSSAVLAVPSWALTAATLALAMVCHFW